The sequence TGGGCCGTGTGTGCTTATGGACGCCATATCCTGCGCGTTGGCCCGAGCTCCCACCCTGGCGCTGTAGACCCGCTGGGCGGGAACATGGGCGACAGCCCCCACGACAGGAACACCGTTGACGGCGGCGGCCACGCTCACGGCGTAAGCGGGAATGCCGTAGATGAAGTTCACGGTGCCGTCGATGGGGTCCACGACCCACTCCACCTCTGCCCAGCCGACATCCTCTGCCCGCTCGCCCTGCGCTGCGCATTCCGGATCGGGCGAAAGGACGGTCTGACCGTCTTCCTCCCCAAGCATGCGGGCACCGGGTGTGGCCTGCGCCAAGTTCTGGCGAATCTGTCGTTCGGCGCTCTGATCCACCTGTGTGACGGGGTCCACGCTGGAGCTCTTGGTCTCGGCTACGGGGACCCGTCCGTAGGTGAGCCCTGAAGCTCCCCCAGCTTCGCCCTGTTTTTCCGCGCCGGTCGCTTCGCTGCGGAGTGTCGCGATGAGCTCGGCGGCCGCGACAGCCGCCCTGACGGCGGTGTGGTGGAGGTACTCGAGATCCTCGGGTCCGTACGGGCCGGCGTGGGTCCCGGAGGTCGTGTCGGGGGTGAGCAGTAGATGTGGAGCGGCATGGCGGCAACCGCGCACGGTGGAGGTGGCGTCCACACCCGATCCACCAGAACCGACGGCGGGCCGGGGGGAGAATGAGAAATCCATGGGCACCATGATGGTCGATTCTCCATCGCTGCGTCGGCGGCCGTGACTGCAGCGGGATGCGTCGCCCCGGCAACACGCCCCCCATACTTGCGCGCGGAATGCAGCGTTACTGCTGGTCGGGGGACGCCCCGTGGCGCCCGCATGTAGCATGTGCCCCATGAGCGAAGTTCACAGCGAACGAGGCTTTGGCGTGGATATCGGTGGTTCCGGCGTCAAAGGGGCAATAGTCGATCTGGCCACGGGGCAATTGGTTGGGGACAGAAAGAAAATCGGCACACCCCAGCCCGCTACTCCAGACGCCGTAGCCGAAGTCGTCCGGGAGATAGTGGACTGGTTTGAATGGACCGGTCCCGTGGGAATCACAGTTCCCTCTGTTGTAAAGCACCAAATTACCCGCACGGCAGCAAATATCGACCCCCAATGGATCGGTTCGGATGTCCAGGCCCTCTTCGCCAAACACTTGGGCACCCGGCAGCTCACCGTATTGAACGACGCCGACGCCGCCGGGTTGGCGGAAGTGACCTACGGCCCCGACGAAGCCCGCAGCGGTTCCGCCATGCTGCTGACCTTCGGCACCGGCATTGGTTCGGCCCTGCTCATGGACGGACAGCTATACCCGAACACCGAGCTTGGCCACATGCCCTTCGGCACCACTGAGGCGGAAAAGTGGGCATCCTCCGCCGTTCGGGAACGCGAGGACCTCAGCTACAAGGAGTGGGCCAAGCGGGTCAACGGGGTCATGCACCTCTACGAACGGCTCTTCTTCCCCCAAACCTTCATCGTCGGCGGGGGCATTTCCCGCAAAGCCGAGAAGTGGGTTCCCTACCTGGACGTGGAGGCCCCGGTCATCCCCGCCAAGCTACGCAACGAAGCGGGAATTATCGGCGCGGCCCTTGCCGTTAGAGACAACGTGAGGCCCTAGGCTAGGGACCCCCGACCAGGGGAACCGACCCATTGCGTTATAATGGGCGGTCGATTACCGGTCCCGCGATCACGCAGTTCGCGAGGGCAGGTGGTGGCCACAGTTGTGGCTTCACCACCACGAGCGCGCAACCGAACACTAGTAGCCACCCTCCCCTTGGCAACCTGAAGGTGCCAGGCCGCTAGCAGTGAGGGCCTGGAGCAGTATCCTCCTTCCCTCCACACGGGTGGCCTTCTGCTCCGTCGCACGCGGGGATTGGCGCAGCCTGGAACGAGGGGCGCACCAGACCTCCACACTCAGTAGGACAAAGGAAAGGGCTTTCGTGGCTTCACAGGACTCGACCACCCCCGGCACGACCGCCAACGGCGCCGCCGACGCCGGGAACGCTGCACAGGGCGCACCTGCCCGCAAGAAGGTGGCCAAAAAGGCCGCCGCCCGCAGCACCCGGAAGGTCCAGCAGAAGTCCACCAGCCCGTCCCCTGCCCCAGAGGCCGACTCCGCCGAGACCAGCGGCACCGACAAGGCTTCGGACCAGAAGACCGCCGCCAGCGGGGCGAAGAAAACGGCGGCGAAGAAGACTGCCGCCAAGAAGACCACGGCGAAGAAAACAGCAGCAAAGAAAACCACTGCCCGAAAGACGGCGGCGAAAAAGACAAATACGGCCAAGCTGGAGTCGGCGCAGGCAGCACGACAGGAAGCCGCCGGGGATCCGGTCACCACCGCTCCGGATGCTGCTACCAGCGCTCCCGCTTCCGGCGCGGCCAAGGACTCGGCGGAACAGAGCTCCACCGCCGCGAAGAAGACCACCGCCAGGAAGACGGCAGCCAAGAAGACAGCGGCCAAGAAGACAGCCGCGAAAAAGACCACCGCGGCGAAGAAGCCTTCCACCGCGATGAGCGTGACTGCTGCGGACGAACAAACCGTCCCGACGGTGGATGCCGCGGACATCGCGGATGCCCCAGACGCCGTGTTGGCTGACGATCTGGACGTCACCGCCGTCGCAAACGCCGACGGGGACCTGGTCGACGGCGATACCAGTCTCGACGAGGACGACGTGGAGGACCTCGACCTGGATGCGGACCCGGACGAGGACGAAGACGACGACGAAACCACCGAGGAACTGGGCGACGAGGACGACGAAGACACCGAGGACGCTGAAGACGCCGAGGAGGATTCCTCCAGCTCCTCGGCTGAAACGGATGGCAGTTTTGTCTGGGATGAGGATGAATCTGCCGCCCTGCGCCAAGCCCGCAAGGACGCGGAACTCACCGCTTCCGCGGACTCCGTTCGCGCCTACCTCAAGCAAATCGGCAAGGTGGCCCTGCTCAACGCCGAACAGGAAGTTTCGCTGGCCAAGCGCGTCGAGGCCGGTCTCTACGCCACCTACCGCCTGCAGACCATGGAGAGCAGCGGCGAACGCCTCGCACCGATGCAGCGCAAAGACCTGCGGGACATCGCCAAAGACGGGCGCAAGGCCAAGAACCACCTGCTGGAGGCCAATCTCCGCCTTGTCGTGTCCCTGGCCAAGCGCTACACGGGCCGCGGCATGGCATTCCTGGACCTGATCCAGGAGGGCAACCTGGGCCTCATTCGCGCCGTGGAGAAGTTCGACTACACCAAGGGCTACAAGTTCTCCACCTACGCAACCTGGTGGATTCGCCAGGCCATCACCCGCGCTATGGCGGACCAGGCCCGCACCATCCGCATTCCCGTGCACATGGTGGAGGTCATCAACAAGCTGGGGCGGATCCAGCGCGAGCTACTGCAGGACCTCGGCCGCGAACCCACCCCGGACGAGTTGGCCCGGGAGATGGACATCACCGTGGATAAGGTGCTGGAGATCCAGCAGTACGCCCGCGAGCCCATTTCCCTGGACCAGACGATCGGCGACGAGGGCGATTCGCAACTCGGGGACTTCATCGAGGACTCCGAGGCAGTCGTGGCGGTGGACGCGGTGTCCTTCACTCTGCTGCAGGACCAGCTCCAGGATGTGCTGCATACCCTCTCCCCCCGTGAGGCGGGCGTGGTGAAGCTCCGCTTCGGCCTCACCGACGGGATGCCGCGCACCCTCGACGAGATCGGACAGGTCTACGGGGTCACCCGGGAACGCATCCGGCAGATCGAGTCCAAGACCATGTCCAAGCTGCGCCACCCCTCCCGATCCCAGGTATTGCGGGACTACCTGGACTAGCGCTCGGCCCCCTTTCGGATCATTACTTGGATCCGATCTCGTTGATGCACTGGGTGAGCGCGTCCCCTTCCTTGCCCTGGCATTGGTCCACGGCGCGGGAGACCATCGTGGTGGACACGATCCCCACGATCATCGCGAGGATCCCCAGCACCAACCCCGTGGCGGCGTAGGCCCGGGGTGCCTGCTTCCGACTGGCGACAGTGAGCGCCACAATGCCCACGGCGATAGCGATGATGGCCGCGATGATTCCGAACACGGGCAGCAGACCGCAGGGCAGCGCGAGGATGCCGAGGATCAACGCCGCCAGCGACAGTCCCGTCACCCGGCGGGGTTGAACGGCGACCGGCTCGGCCCGCCGGGGTGCGGACGATCCGGAAAGGTCGGAGTAGTTATTCGGGACCATGAGCTTCTTCCTCTGCTGGCGCGCCTTCCCCAGTGGGCGGCGGGGGGTGAGTGTAACGACCCCAGAGCCTACCAGTCCCGTAGGTAGGCAATCCTATCCCGAAGTTGCTCCGCCGAACACAGCGCGGTGGGCGGCCCGCCACAGTTGCGCCGCACCTCGGTGTGTATCGCGCCGTGCGGCCGACCCGTCCGGCCGGCTGTCATGGACACCAGCGCGTTGAGTTCCTTCCGCAACGCTGGCAGCTCCTCGGCAGCGTGAGCTCGCGAGGACCGGGACCCATCGGCCTGCTCGGGAGCCCGTTCCGCACGCTCCTGCCGGTTCCCCGCACTCGATGCCGACGCACCCGCCGCTCTCGCCTGTCGCGTGTCCAGTTGGCTGGCCTGGCGTTGTTGCAACAGCATCCGCATCTGCTCGGCATTGAGTAGCCCGGGCAGTCCGAGGTACTCGGCCTCCTCCTCCGAGCCGGTGATGGTGGCGGTGCCGTAGGTGGAGCCGTCGAAGATGAGGCTGTCCAGTTCCGCGTCGGCACCAATGGATTCGAAGCCCTTGTCCTCCTCCGGCTCGTTCTCCGTGCGCTGCGCCTGATTCAGCAGGGCCTCATCCCATCCCTCTTGGGTGCGGTGCGGTTTGCCGAGCACGTGGTTGCGCTGGGATTCCATTGTGGACGCCAAGTCCAGCAACACGGGCACACTGGGCACGAAGATGGACGCGGACTCGCCCGGCCGGCGAGCGCGGACAAAACGCCCCACGGCCTGGGCGAAGAACAGCGGCGTGGAGGCGGACGTGGCGTACACTCCCACGGCCAGTCGGGGCACGTCCACGCCCTCCGAGACCATGCGCACCGCCACCATCCACTCGTTGCTGGACTCGGAGAACTCGCTAATCCGCCGGGTCGCGTCCGCCTCGTCGGAGAGCACGACGGTCACCGGGGTATCGCTAATGCTGGACAGGATCTTGGCGTAGGCGCGCGCGGTGGTCCGGTCGGAGGCGATCACCAGACCGCCGGCATCGGGAACATGCGTTCGTAGCTGCCGCAGCCGGGTGTGGGCGGCCTGCAGCACGGCGGGGATCCACTCGCCGCGGGGGTCCAAAGCTGTGCGCCAGGCGCGCGCAGTCTGTTCCGGGGTCAGCGGCTGCCCCAGCCGAGCTTCGAACTCCTCCCCCGCGCTGGTGCGCCAGCGCGCTTGTCCCGAGTAGGCGAGGAAAACGACGGGGCGCACCACGCCGTCCCGCAGCGCATGGGAGTAGCCGTAGGTGTAGTCGGCCGTGCTTTGCAGGGCCCCACCGTCGGCGACCGGCTCGTAGCGCACGAAGGGGATCTGGGAGTCGTCCGAGCGGAAGGGGGTGCCGGTCAGTGCGAGGCGGCGCTCGCTCGACGAGTACGCGAACCGGACCCCATCCCCCCAACTTTTGGCGTCCCCGGCGTGGTGGATCTCGTCCAGGATGACGAGGGACTTCTTAGCGGTGGCGACCTGATAGTGCTTGGTGGGCTTCATCCCCACCTGGGCGTAGGTGACGGCAACACCGTCATAGGCTCTGTTGAGCGCTGAGGAGTTGCCGAATTGCGCGTCGATGGCGATGCCGTTTGCCGCCGCTGCAGCGGCCCACTGAGTTTTCAGGTGTTCTGTGGGAACCACGATGACGATGCGGTGAACAATGCGGGCATCCAGCAGGGTCCGCGCAATGGTCAGGGCGAACGTCGTCTTACCCGCCCCGGGGGTCGCGACGGCGAGGAAGTCCTTCGGCGCCGTAGCGATGTACTTGTCCAGTGCCTCCTGCTGCCAGGCACGTAGTTTCCGCGGCACGCCTACTTTTTGCGCAGCATCTGGTAGAGCTGCTCGCACTTCGGACACACGGGAGAGCCGGGCTTAGCCTGCTTCGTGACCGGGAAGGTCTCCCCGCACAGGGCTACGACCATGTTGCCCATGACGGCGGACTCCACGATCTTGTCCTTCTTGACGTAGTGGAAGAACTTCGGCGTGCCCTCGTCGGTGCGCTCCTCTGTGGCGACGTCCGGGCGCTCGATGGTGGTCGTACTGGGGCTACTCACGGTTACCCATCATGCCCCGCCAGCGCCGTCATTTCCAACTGCGTACTAGCGTGGAGCGCATGCCTGTTGCCAAGCCCAGTCGCCGAGCTCGCCGCCGCCGCGGTGAGCCCGTGGAGCTGATCACGGATGCGCGGCGCAGCCCCTTGGAGAACTGGCGTAAACGGCGCAAGACCTACATCATCCTGCAGCTCATCCGCCTGCCTCTGCTCGCCCTAACCGGCCTTGTGCTGTGGCTGACCCACAATACGGTGCTCGCCGTCATCATCGCCTCCATCAGCGTGCCGCTGCCGTGGATCGCGGTCCTGCTGGCCAATGAGACCGGGGATGTCGATAAACAGGAGCGCAAGGTGTACAAGCCCGCCGTGGTCCGGCAGAACCGGGACTTCTTCGCCCCGCCCCATCCTCAACTGGGGCCGGCTCACAACGAGGCCGCCCAGTTGCCATCCCGCACGAGCGATCAGGCGGGGGTTCATCCCCCGGAGGGCCCCGATCAGCCATGGATTGTGGA comes from Corynebacterium heidelbergense and encodes:
- a CDS encoding inositol monophosphatase family protein, which translates into the protein MDFSFSPRPAVGSGGSGVDATSTVRGCRHAAPHLLLTPDTTSGTHAGPYGPEDLEYLHHTAVRAAVAAAELIATLRSEATGAEKQGEAGGASGLTYGRVPVAETKSSSVDPVTQVDQSAERQIRQNLAQATPGARMLGEEDGQTVLSPDPECAAQGERAEDVGWAEVEWVVDPIDGTVNFIYGIPAYAVSVAAAVNGVPVVGAVAHVPAQRVYSARVGARANAQDMASISTHGPEHAPATAIGVGSPAGPADPLSRALVATGFSYLSQRRRAQAELATAVLPAVRDFRRIGSAALDLCLVASGGVDAYYEHGLGSWDHAAGAIIAARAGAQVWIPELTIGSDRGMLVMAAIDKVAERLRGVLLENGAGGELEPQ
- the ppgK gene encoding polyphosphate--glucose phosphotransferase, coding for MSEVHSERGFGVDIGGSGVKGAIVDLATGQLVGDRKKIGTPQPATPDAVAEVVREIVDWFEWTGPVGITVPSVVKHQITRTAANIDPQWIGSDVQALFAKHLGTRQLTVLNDADAAGLAEVTYGPDEARSGSAMLLTFGTGIGSALLMDGQLYPNTELGHMPFGTTEAEKWASSAVREREDLSYKEWAKRVNGVMHLYERLFFPQTFIVGGGISRKAEKWVPYLDVEAPVIPAKLRNEAGIIGAALAVRDNVRP
- a CDS encoding RNA polymerase sigma factor is translated as MASQDSTTPGTTANGAADAGNAAQGAPARKKVAKKAAARSTRKVQQKSTSPSPAPEADSAETSGTDKASDQKTAASGAKKTAAKKTAAKKTTAKKTAAKKTTARKTAAKKTNTAKLESAQAARQEAAGDPVTTAPDAATSAPASGAAKDSAEQSSTAAKKTTARKTAAKKTAAKKTAAKKTTAAKKPSTAMSVTAADEQTVPTVDAADIADAPDAVLADDLDVTAVANADGDLVDGDTSLDEDDVEDLDLDADPDEDEDDDETTEELGDEDDEDTEDAEDAEEDSSSSSAETDGSFVWDEDESAALRQARKDAELTASADSVRAYLKQIGKVALLNAEQEVSLAKRVEAGLYATYRLQTMESSGERLAPMQRKDLRDIAKDGRKAKNHLLEANLRLVVSLAKRYTGRGMAFLDLIQEGNLGLIRAVEKFDYTKGYKFSTYATWWIRQAITRAMADQARTIRIPVHMVEVINKLGRIQRELLQDLGREPTPDELAREMDITVDKVLEIQQYAREPISLDQTIGDEGDSQLGDFIEDSEAVVAVDAVSFTLLQDQLQDVLHTLSPREAGVVKLRFGLTDGMPRTLDEIGQVYGVTRERIRQIESKTMSKLRHPSRSQVLRDYLD
- a CDS encoding DUF308 domain-containing protein, which produces MVPNNYSDLSGSSAPRRAEPVAVQPRRVTGLSLAALILGILALPCGLLPVFGIIAAIIAIAVGIVALTVASRKQAPRAYAATGLVLGILAMIVGIVSTTMVSRAVDQCQGKEGDALTQCINEIGSK
- a CDS encoding DEAD/DEAH box helicase — protein: MPRKLRAWQQEALDKYIATAPKDFLAVATPGAGKTTFALTIARTLLDARIVHRIVIVVPTEHLKTQWAAAAAANGIAIDAQFGNSSALNRAYDGVAVTYAQVGMKPTKHYQVATAKKSLVILDEIHHAGDAKSWGDGVRFAYSSSERRLALTGTPFRSDDSQIPFVRYEPVADGGALQSTADYTYGYSHALRDGVVRPVVFLAYSGQARWRTSAGEEFEARLGQPLTPEQTARAWRTALDPRGEWIPAVLQAAHTRLRQLRTHVPDAGGLVIASDRTTARAYAKILSSISDTPVTVVLSDEADATRRISEFSESSNEWMVAVRMVSEGVDVPRLAVGVYATSASTPLFFAQAVGRFVRARRPGESASIFVPSVPVLLDLASTMESQRNHVLGKPHRTQEGWDEALLNQAQRTENEPEEDKGFESIGADAELDSLIFDGSTYGTATITGSEEEAEYLGLPGLLNAEQMRMLLQQRQASQLDTRQARAAGASASSAGNRQERAERAPEQADGSRSSRAHAAEELPALRKELNALVSMTAGRTGRPHGAIHTEVRRNCGGPPTALCSAEQLRDRIAYLRDW
- a CDS encoding DUF3039 domain-containing protein, which codes for MSSPSTTTIERPDVATEERTDEGTPKFFHYVKKDKIVESAVMGNMVVALCGETFPVTKQAKPGSPVCPKCEQLYQMLRKK
- a CDS encoding DUF3099 domain-containing protein, which translates into the protein MPVAKPSRRARRRRGEPVELITDARRSPLENWRKRRKTYIILQLIRLPLLALTGLVLWLTHNTVLAVIIASISVPLPWIAVLLANETGDVDKQERKVYKPAVVRQNRDFFAPPHPQLGPAHNEAAQLPSRTSDQAGVHPPEGPDQPWIVDATEHQRPTTSDGEDPTHAPS